A DNA window from Caulobacter mirabilis contains the following coding sequences:
- the kdpC gene encoding potassium-transporting ATPase subunit KdpC has translation MLSVIRPAVVSVVLFTGVLGIAYPLAITGVAQAAFPSQANGSLITDAKGKVVGSAFVGQNFAKPQYLHPRPSAAGSSGYDASASSGSNYGPLNADLAKRVAESAAALRAEGAKAIPADAVTTSGSGLDPDISPAFAELQVQRIADARGVTPAQVREAIAGATSDRTFGILGQARVNVLKANLALDARWPVRQLPAS, from the coding sequence ATGCTTTCCGTCATCCGTCCGGCCGTCGTCTCGGTCGTCCTGTTCACCGGCGTTCTCGGGATCGCCTATCCGCTGGCCATCACGGGCGTCGCCCAGGCGGCCTTCCCCAGCCAGGCCAACGGCAGCCTGATCACCGACGCCAAGGGCAAGGTGGTCGGCTCGGCCTTCGTCGGGCAGAACTTCGCCAAGCCGCAGTACCTGCATCCCCGCCCCTCGGCGGCCGGCAGCAGCGGCTATGACGCCTCGGCCTCCTCGGGCTCCAACTACGGCCCGCTCAACGCCGACCTGGCCAAGCGGGTCGCCGAAAGCGCCGCCGCCCTGCGCGCCGAGGGGGCCAAGGCCATCCCGGCGGACGCGGTCACGACGTCCGGCTCGGGCCTCGACCCGGACATCTCGCCGGCCTTCGCCGAGCTGCAGGTCCAGCGAATCGCCGACGCCCGCGGCGTGACGCCGGCCCAGGTCCGGGAGGCGATCGCCGGGGCGACCAGCGACCGGACCTTCGGGATCCTCGGCCAGGCGCGGGTCAATGTGCTGAAGGCCAACCTGGCTCTCGACGCGCGCTGGCCGGTGCGTCAACTTCCGGCGTCATGA
- the kdpB gene encoding potassium-transporting ATPase subunit KdpB: protein MTSTDTALGANRRKASALASGLSAEILGRAARDAFVKLDPRKLVGNPVIFATEIVAILATLSAIVAVATGTAAGFAIQIALWLWATVLFANLAESVAEGRGKAAADALRATRVTTKAKLIVDPVRGTIVPTPAHELGVGEIVLVEAGDVIPADGEIIEGVASVNEAAITGESAPVIRESGGDRSAVTGGTTVVSDWIKVRITAEAGQTFLDRMIAMVEGAQRRKTPNEIALAVLLAGLTLVFLIAVVSLLGLGAYSGVKLDPMVLGALFVTLIPTTIGGLLSAVGIAGMDRLLKVNVLATSGRAVEAAGDVDTLLLDKTGTITFGNRMAVEVIPAPGVRPERALEAALMASLGDETPEGRSIVELARGQGVAAEAPAGAELIAFSATTRQSGLTAGDRSWRKGAVDAVLRSLDLSAEQVPAEVTAAVDRIARSGGTPLAVSENGALIGVIHLKDVVKPGVKERFADLRRMGLRTVMITGDNPVTAAAIASEAGVDDFLAEATPEDKLRLIREEQAKGRLVAMCGDGANDAPALAQSDVGVAMQTGAQAAREAGNMVDLDSDPTKVIEIVEVGKQMLITRGALTTFSIANDVAKYFAIIPAMFVVGLPALGALNIMGLHSPQSAILSAVIFNAIIIVLLIPLALRGVRYRAIGAANLLSRNLLIYGLGGLIAPFIGIKLIDMVVSALGLA from the coding sequence ATGACCTCTACAGACACCGCACTGGGCGCCAACCGGCGCAAGGCTTCCGCCCTGGCCTCCGGGCTGTCGGCCGAGATCCTCGGCCGCGCCGCCCGCGACGCCTTCGTCAAACTCGACCCGCGCAAGCTGGTCGGCAATCCGGTGATCTTCGCCACCGAGATCGTGGCCATCCTGGCCACCCTCTCGGCCATCGTCGCGGTGGCGACGGGGACGGCGGCGGGCTTCGCAATCCAGATCGCCCTCTGGCTCTGGGCCACCGTTCTCTTCGCCAACCTGGCGGAGAGCGTGGCCGAGGGCCGGGGCAAGGCCGCCGCCGACGCCCTGCGCGCCACCCGCGTCACCACCAAGGCCAAGCTGATCGTCGACCCCGTGCGCGGGACCATCGTCCCCACCCCGGCCCATGAGCTGGGCGTCGGCGAGATCGTCCTGGTCGAGGCCGGCGACGTGATCCCCGCCGACGGCGAGATCATCGAAGGCGTCGCCTCGGTCAACGAGGCCGCCATCACCGGCGAAAGCGCGCCCGTCATCCGCGAGAGCGGCGGCGACCGCAGCGCGGTGACCGGCGGAACCACCGTGGTCTCCGACTGGATCAAGGTGCGCATCACGGCGGAGGCGGGCCAGACCTTCCTTGACCGCATGATCGCGATGGTCGAGGGCGCCCAGCGCCGCAAGACGCCCAACGAGATCGCCCTGGCCGTGCTGCTGGCCGGCCTGACCCTGGTCTTCCTGATCGCCGTGGTCAGCCTGCTGGGCCTGGGCGCCTACTCCGGCGTGAAGCTGGACCCGATGGTGCTCGGCGCGCTGTTCGTGACGCTGATCCCGACGACCATCGGCGGCCTGCTGTCGGCCGTCGGCATCGCCGGCATGGACCGGCTGCTGAAGGTCAACGTCCTGGCCACCTCTGGCCGGGCGGTCGAGGCCGCCGGCGACGTCGACACCCTGCTGCTCGACAAGACCGGCACCATCACCTTCGGCAACCGCATGGCCGTCGAGGTCATCCCCGCCCCCGGCGTGCGCCCCGAGCGCGCCCTGGAAGCGGCCCTGATGGCCTCGTTGGGCGACGAGACGCCGGAAGGGCGCTCTATCGTCGAACTGGCCCGCGGCCAGGGCGTGGCGGCGGAAGCCCCCGCGGGCGCCGAGCTGATCGCCTTCAGCGCCACGACGCGGCAATCCGGCCTGACCGCCGGCGACCGCAGCTGGCGCAAGGGCGCGGTGGACGCGGTGCTGCGCAGCCTGGACCTCTCCGCCGAGCAGGTCCCGGCCGAGGTCACCGCCGCCGTCGACCGTATCGCCCGCTCGGGCGGCACGCCGCTGGCGGTCAGCGAGAACGGCGCCCTGATCGGCGTCATCCACCTGAAGGACGTCGTGAAGCCGGGCGTGAAGGAGCGGTTCGCGGACCTGCGCCGCATGGGTCTGCGCACGGTGATGATCACCGGCGACAACCCGGTGACCGCCGCGGCGATCGCCTCCGAGGCCGGCGTGGACGACTTCCTGGCCGAGGCCACCCCCGAGGACAAGCTGCGGCTGATCCGCGAGGAACAGGCCAAGGGCCGGCTGGTCGCCATGTGCGGCGACGGCGCCAACGACGCCCCGGCCCTCGCCCAGTCGGACGTCGGCGTGGCCATGCAGACCGGCGCCCAGGCCGCCCGCGAGGCCGGCAACATGGTCGACCTGGACAGCGACCCGACCAAGGTCATCGAGATCGTCGAGGTCGGGAAGCAGATGCTGATCACCCGCGGCGCCCTGACGACCTTCTCGATCGCCAACGACGTGGCCAAGTACTTCGCCATCATCCCCGCGATGTTCGTGGTCGGTCTGCCGGCGCTTGGCGCGCTGAACATCATGGGCCTGCACAGCCCGCAGAGCGCGATCCTGTCGGCGGTGATCTTCAACGCCATCATCATCGTGCTGCTGATCCCGCTGGCCCTGCGCGGCGTGCGCTACCGGGCGATCGGGGCGGCCAACCTGCTCAGCCGCAACCTGCTCATCTACGGCCTGGGCGGCCTGATCGCCCCGTTCATCGGCATCAAGCTGATCGACATGGTCGTCTCGGCCCTGGGTCTGGCGTGA
- the kdpA gene encoding potassium-transporting ATPase subunit KdpA, which yields MTWQGWAEVALTLGLSVAIAWPLGVYLSRVWNGERTWLDPVLRPVERLFYAAGGIDPKKGQGWSAYAFALLAFNAVGFLAVYLILRFQDLLPLNPQGFDGLSSHLAFNTAVSFVTNTNWQSYGGETTMSAFSQMAGLTVQNFLSAATGATIAAALARAFAGNRLTDLGNFWADMVRTTLYFLLPLAIVVALVLVALGVPQTLAASATAHTLEGADQKISLFQVASQLSIKQLGINGGGIFNVNSAHPLENPTPLTNLITAVSINVLGWAAFFAFGRTALARKEIRALVAAAAILLSAGASAIYWSETQPAPALAAAHVEASQNMEGKEQRFGAAASAAWAAQTTGASNGSVNSMHASYMPLGGAVTMFLMMLGEILPGGIGSGIAVMVVMALLSVFVAGLMVGRTPEYLGKKVEAREIKLAMLAVLVIPLSILCFSAVAAVLPVALKGLLNSGPHGLSEILYAYTSTTANNGSAFAGLTANAPWWNTTLGFAMLLGRFVPAVAVLAIAGSVAIKPKLAPTAGTLPTDSGQFVGLLIGVILILGGLQFFPALALGPIVEHFQALIALGGR from the coding sequence ATGACCTGGCAAGGTTGGGCGGAAGTCGCCCTCACCCTTGGACTGTCCGTGGCCATCGCCTGGCCCCTGGGCGTCTATCTTTCGCGCGTCTGGAACGGCGAGCGCACCTGGCTCGATCCGGTGCTGCGCCCCGTCGAGCGCCTGTTCTACGCCGCCGGCGGCATTGACCCGAAGAAGGGCCAGGGCTGGAGCGCCTATGCCTTCGCGCTGCTGGCCTTCAACGCCGTGGGCTTCCTGGCGGTCTACCTGATCCTGCGCTTCCAGGATCTGCTGCCGCTGAACCCGCAAGGCTTCGACGGCCTGTCGTCGCATCTGGCGTTCAACACCGCCGTCAGCTTCGTGACCAACACCAACTGGCAGTCCTACGGCGGCGAGACGACCATGTCGGCGTTCAGCCAGATGGCCGGCCTGACGGTGCAGAACTTCCTGTCCGCCGCCACCGGCGCGACGATCGCCGCCGCCCTCGCCCGCGCCTTCGCCGGCAACCGGCTGACGGACCTCGGCAACTTCTGGGCCGACATGGTCCGCACGACCCTGTACTTCCTGCTGCCGCTGGCCATCGTGGTGGCGCTGGTCCTGGTCGCGCTCGGCGTGCCCCAGACCCTCGCCGCCTCGGCGACCGCCCATACGCTCGAAGGCGCCGACCAGAAGATCTCGCTGTTCCAGGTCGCCAGCCAGCTGTCGATCAAGCAGCTGGGCATCAACGGCGGCGGCATCTTCAACGTCAACTCGGCGCACCCGCTCGAGAACCCCACCCCGCTGACCAACCTGATCACGGCCGTATCGATCAACGTGCTGGGCTGGGCCGCCTTCTTCGCCTTCGGCCGCACGGCCCTGGCGCGCAAGGAAATCCGCGCCCTGGTCGCCGCCGCCGCCATCCTGCTGTCGGCCGGGGCCAGCGCCATCTACTGGTCCGAGACCCAGCCGGCCCCGGCCCTGGCCGCGGCCCATGTCGAAGCCTCGCAGAACATGGAAGGCAAGGAGCAGCGCTTCGGCGCCGCCGCCTCCGCCGCCTGGGCGGCCCAGACCACGGGCGCCTCGAACGGCTCGGTCAACTCCATGCACGCCAGCTACATGCCGCTGGGCGGCGCGGTGACCATGTTCCTGATGATGCTGGGCGAGATCCTGCCCGGCGGCATCGGCTCGGGCATCGCGGTGATGGTGGTCATGGCCCTGCTGTCGGTGTTCGTCGCCGGGCTGATGGTCGGCCGCACGCCCGAATACCTGGGCAAGAAGGTCGAGGCGCGCGAGATCAAGCTGGCCATGCTGGCCGTGCTGGTGATCCCGCTGTCGATCCTCTGCTTCAGCGCGGTCGCCGCCGTCCTGCCGGTGGCGCTGAAGGGCCTCCTGAACAGCGGGCCGCACGGCCTGTCGGAGATCCTCTACGCCTACACCTCGACGACGGCGAACAACGGCTCGGCCTTCGCCGGCCTGACCGCCAACGCGCCCTGGTGGAACACCACGCTCGGCTTCGCCATGCTGCTCGGCCGGTTCGTGCCCGCCGTCGCCGTCCTGGCCATCGCCGGCAGCGTCGCCATCAAGCCCAAGCTCGCCCCCACGGCCGGCACCCTGCCGACCGACAGCGGCCAGTTCGTCGGGCTGCTGATCGGGGTGATCCTGATCCTCGGCGGCCTGCAATTCTTCCCCGCTCTCGCCCTCGGCCCGATCGTCGAGCACTTCCAAGCGCTGATCGCGCTTGGCGGGCGCTGA
- a CDS encoding potassium-transporting ATPase subunit F: MTLMLIWGAGVVVVAAYMVVALLRPEKF, from the coding sequence ATGACCCTGATGCTGATCTGGGGCGCCGGCGTGGTCGTCGTCGCCGCCTACATGGTGGTCGCGCTGCTGCGGCCCGAAAAGTTCTGA